One window of the Candidatus Chryseobacterium colombiense genome contains the following:
- a CDS encoding nucleoside deaminase, producing the protein MFTDEYYMKMALQEAGIALEKDEVPIGCVIVSNSRVIARAHNLTETLNDVTAHAEMQAITSAANFLGGKYLKDCTLYVTLEPCVMCSGALSWSQISKVVIGARDEQRGFINKNLSLHPKTEIVTGVMEHECSLIVKEFFKSKR; encoded by the coding sequence ATGTTTACGGACGAATATTACATGAAAATGGCTTTACAGGAAGCCGGAATTGCTCTGGAAAAAGATGAGGTTCCCATTGGCTGTGTCATTGTGTCTAACAGCAGGGTCATTGCAAGAGCCCACAACCTTACCGAAACCTTAAATGATGTAACCGCCCATGCAGAAATGCAGGCCATTACTTCTGCTGCTAATTTTTTAGGTGGAAAATATTTGAAAGACTGCACGCTGTATGTGACATTAGAACCTTGCGTAATGTGTTCCGGAGCCCTTTCCTGGTCACAAATTTCTAAAGTAGTGATCGGAGCACGGGACGAACAGAGAGGATTCATCAATAAAAACCTTTCTCTTCATCCAAAAACGGAAATAGTAACTGGGGTGATGGAACATGAATGTTCTTTAATCGTAAAAGAATTTTTTAAGTCCAAAAGATAA
- a CDS encoding WYL domain-containing protein: protein MKKDFYLTRYALIIKRLESSPATYSQLEDYLLNSFEFQDAEIKSYSIRTLQRDIREISDLFNLSIHNKKKGDNRYYIESRPIMEVDEYNQKLLESFQVSNAMNTHPDFADFIFFESRKPTGVENFYDLFFAIRNRRIVSFEHYNYKNKLMTSRKVHPLALKESKDRWYLIAIDTKDKMLKSFGLDRINYLDVSEKQFREKYKYNFREHFKNAFGVMNLSEQNPEKIVLKCSRHQGEYIKSFPLHQSQKELKETPEEIYFEFFLHPTYDFMQEVLSYGKEVRVLEPKTLVDEIRNHLQQSLNSYLSE, encoded by the coding sequence ATGAAAAAAGATTTTTACCTGACAAGATATGCTTTAATTATAAAAAGATTAGAAAGTTCTCCGGCTACCTATTCGCAACTGGAGGACTATCTACTCAACTCTTTTGAATTTCAGGATGCAGAAATCAAAAGTTACTCGATCCGTACTTTACAGAGAGATATTCGGGAAATTTCCGATCTTTTTAATCTTTCCATTCACAATAAAAAGAAAGGTGACAACCGGTATTATATTGAGAGTCGCCCGATCATGGAAGTGGATGAATACAACCAGAAACTGCTCGAGTCTTTTCAGGTAAGCAATGCGATGAACACCCATCCGGACTTTGCCGATTTCATTTTCTTTGAAAGCAGAAAGCCAACCGGGGTTGAAAATTTTTACGACTTATTTTTTGCCATCCGAAACAGAAGAATCGTTTCTTTTGAACATTATAACTACAAAAACAAACTGATGACTTCCCGAAAAGTTCATCCGTTGGCTTTAAAAGAATCTAAAGACAGATGGTATCTGATCGCTATTGACACCAAAGATAAAATGCTGAAATCTTTTGGACTGGACCGAATCAATTATCTTGATGTGAGCGAAAAACAGTTCAGGGAAAAGTATAAATATAACTTCAGGGAACATTTTAAAAATGCGTTCGGTGTGATGAATCTTTCCGAACAGAATCCTGAAAAGATCGTCCTGAAGTGCAGCAGACATCAGGGAGAATACATCAAAAGTTTTCCGCTTCACCAGTCTCAGAAAGAACTGAAGGAAACTCCTGAAGAGATTTATTTTGAATTCTTCCTCCACCCCACTTATGACTTTATGCAGGAAGTTCTTTCGTATGGAAAAGAAGTACGAGTTTTAGAACCTAAAACTTTAGTTGATGAAATTCGGAACCACCTTCAACAGTCTTTGAATAGCTACCTCAGCGAATAA
- a CDS encoding SMI1/KNR4 family protein has product MKYLNNIEGILKGWGTIYKGCSLNEINNIEQKIGKKLPLCYKEFLENFGYDMDRKDDYSRGGFVGESIFFDDVFGNYTNKDGLIEQLQEDGKINLISQINNNIFVFSSHQGYIYAFFKLNEGDNPPVYGYQEGQKKNSFPKLTNSLSEFL; this is encoded by the coding sequence ATGAAATATTTAAATAACATCGAAGGAATATTAAAAGGATGGGGTACAATATATAAAGGTTGTTCATTAAATGAAATTAACAATATTGAACAAAAAATTGGAAAAAAGCTACCTTTGTGTTACAAGGAATTTCTAGAAAATTTCGGATATGATATGGATAGGAAAGACGATTATTCAAGAGGTGGTTTTGTCGGTGAATCTATTTTCTTTGATGATGTTTTTGGAAATTACACTAACAAAGATGGTTTAATAGAACAATTACAAGAGGATGGTAAAATAAACTTAATCTCCCAGATTAATAATAATATTTTTGTATTTAGCAGCCATCAGGGATATATATATGCTTTTTTTAAATTAAATGAGGGAGATAACCCGCCCGTTTATGGTTATCAGGAAGGTCAGAAAAAAAACAGTTTTCCAAAACTTACAAATAGTTTATCAGAATTTTTATAA